A genomic segment from Flavobacterium litorale encodes:
- a CDS encoding YegP family protein, which translates to MGKFVITKRKNDEFQFNLKAGNGQVILASEGYKAKASCENGIESVRRNSQDDSKYDRKESSNGKPYFNLKATNGQIIGTSEMYESVASRDNGIESVKKNAPDATVDDQTI; encoded by the coding sequence ATGGGCAAGTTTGTAATTACTAAAAGAAAAAATGACGAATTTCAGTTTAACCTAAAAGCTGGTAACGGACAGGTTATTTTGGCAAGCGAAGGCTACAAAGCAAAAGCAAGTTGTGAAAACGGAATAGAGTCTGTACGACGTAACTCGCAAGACGATTCTAAATACGACCGTAAAGAATCATCAAACGGTAAACCATACTTTAACCTAAAAGCTACCAACGGACAAATAATTGGTACTAGCGAAATGTACGAGAGTGTAGCATCGCGCGATAATGGTATCGAATCAGTTAAAAAAAATGCACCCGACGCTACTGTAGATGACCAAACAATATAA
- the ileS gene encoding isoleucine--tRNA ligase, with amino-acid sequence MNNKFTEYKGLDLPKVADEVLEFWKEENIFDKSVTTREGKPQYVFYEGPPSANGLPGIHHVMARAIKDIFCRYQTQKGYQVKRKAGWDTHGLPVELGTEKELGITKEDIGTKISVEEYNEACKRTVMRYTDVWNDLTEKMGYWVDMDDPYITYKPKYMETVWWLLKQIYDKGLIYKGYTIQPYSPKAGTGLSSHEVNQPGAYRDVTDTTIVAQFKILDKSLANFYKATIKNINSKFLFYKQHSNYVSELKDIHFLAWTTTPWTLPSNTALTVGSKIDYVLITTFNQYTGDKINVVLAKNLVEKQFRGKFLKVQCDTKIVKALQKSGNIDKFKEEINLLLEEEKKTDQPSIKNLEDSKKLRVKYLNDTLEKIPYEIFAEAKGADLIGIRYEQLLPYKLPYQNPENAFRVILGDFVTTEDGTGIVHTAPTFGADDAKVAKEAKPEVPPMLVLDENENPVPLVDMQGRFIDGVGNLSGKYVKNEYYAKDEAPEKSVDVEIAIRLKEENKAFKVEKYVHSYPHSWRTDEPLLYYPLDSWFIKITDVKERMFDLNETINWKPKATGEGRFGNWIKNANDWNLSRSRYWGIPLPIWRTEDKTEEMMIGSVEELYNEIERAIAAGVMTKNPFKGFEAGNMSEENYNLVDLHKNVVDAITLVSPSGKPMQREADLIDVWFDSGAMPYAQWHYPFENKELIDNNEAFPADFIAEGVDQTRGWFYTLHAIASLVFDKVAYKNVVSNGLVLDKSGQKMSKRLGNAVDPFTTLAEYGPDATRWYMIANANPWDNLKFDIDGVAEVRRKLFGTLYNTYSFFALYANIDGFNYTEAEIPLAERPEIDRWILSELNTLVKNVDSYYADYEPTKAARAISDFVQENLSNWYVRLCRRRFWKGDYAHDKIAAYQTLYTCLATVAKLGAPIAPFFMDRLYKDLTQASQLEALESVHLAEFPIYNESFVDKALESRMEKAQTISSLVLSLRKKEMIKVRQPLQKVMIPILDANQKAEIEAVSELIKAEVNVKEVELLDDASGVLVKQVKPNFKALGPRFGRDMGLISKEIQNFSQEQIATIDKTGSIAIEISGKSIILTSDDVEISSQDIEGLLVANANGITVALDITITDGLRKEGIARELVNRIQNLRKDSGFEVTDKIKVSLQQSALLQDAVTANEGYIKSETLTEELVFEDAIKNGTEIEFDDIKTLILISK; translated from the coding sequence ATGAACAATAAGTTTACTGAATATAAAGGACTTGACTTACCTAAAGTAGCCGACGAGGTACTGGAATTTTGGAAAGAAGAGAACATTTTTGATAAAAGCGTAACCACCCGCGAGGGTAAACCACAATACGTGTTTTATGAAGGACCACCAAGTGCCAACGGGCTACCTGGAATACACCACGTTATGGCACGTGCCATTAAAGATATTTTTTGCCGTTACCAAACCCAAAAAGGATACCAAGTAAAACGTAAAGCAGGATGGGACACCCACGGACTACCCGTAGAATTGGGTACGGAAAAAGAATTGGGTATTACTAAAGAAGATATAGGAACAAAAATATCGGTAGAAGAATACAACGAAGCCTGTAAGCGAACTGTGATGCGCTATACCGACGTATGGAACGACCTTACCGAAAAAATGGGCTACTGGGTAGATATGGACGACCCATATATTACCTACAAGCCAAAATATATGGAAACCGTATGGTGGTTACTAAAACAGATATACGATAAAGGACTTATTTATAAAGGGTATACCATACAGCCTTATTCGCCCAAAGCAGGTACAGGCTTAAGCTCACACGAAGTTAACCAACCTGGTGCCTACCGCGATGTTACCGATACTACTATAGTAGCACAGTTTAAAATTTTAGATAAAAGTTTAGCCAATTTTTACAAAGCGACAATTAAAAATATTAATAGTAAATTTCTTTTCTATAAGCAACATTCTAATTATGTATCTGAGTTAAAAGATATTCATTTTTTAGCTTGGACAACTACCCCATGGACACTCCCATCAAATACCGCCTTGACAGTTGGTTCTAAAATTGATTATGTACTTATTACAACCTTTAATCAGTATACTGGTGATAAAATCAATGTAGTTTTGGCTAAGAATTTAGTAGAGAAACAATTCCGAGGAAAATTTTTAAAAGTACAATGTGACACTAAAATAGTTAAGGCTCTCCAAAAAAGTGGAAATATAGATAAATTTAAGGAGGAAATTAATTTATTATTAGAAGAGGAAAAGAAAACTGATCAACCTTCAATAAAAAATCTTGAGGATTCTAAAAAATTAAGGGTTAAGTATCTAAATGATACATTAGAAAAGATTCCATACGAAATATTCGCAGAAGCCAAAGGGGCCGACCTTATAGGCATACGTTACGAGCAATTACTCCCGTATAAACTCCCGTATCAAAACCCTGAAAACGCATTCCGTGTAATATTAGGCGATTTTGTAACTACAGAGGATGGTACAGGTATAGTACACACCGCACCTACCTTTGGTGCAGATGATGCTAAAGTAGCTAAAGAAGCTAAGCCCGAAGTACCACCAATGCTTGTACTGGACGAGAACGAAAACCCCGTACCCCTAGTAGATATGCAAGGGCGTTTTATAGACGGTGTGGGCAACCTTAGCGGTAAATACGTTAAAAACGAGTATTACGCTAAGGATGAAGCTCCCGAAAAATCGGTAGATGTAGAAATAGCCATTAGGCTAAAAGAGGAAAACAAAGCCTTTAAAGTAGAAAAATATGTGCACAGCTACCCACACTCGTGGCGTACGGATGAGCCACTACTCTACTACCCATTAGATAGTTGGTTTATTAAAATAACTGACGTTAAAGAACGTATGTTCGACCTGAACGAAACCATTAACTGGAAACCAAAAGCAACAGGCGAAGGACGTTTTGGCAACTGGATAAAAAATGCTAACGATTGGAATTTATCGCGCTCCCGCTACTGGGGTATACCATTGCCTATATGGCGTACGGAAGATAAAACCGAAGAAATGATGATAGGCTCGGTAGAAGAGCTATACAACGAAATAGAAAGAGCAATTGCTGCGGGTGTAATGACCAAAAATCCGTTTAAAGGATTTGAAGCCGGCAATATGAGTGAGGAAAACTACAATCTTGTCGATTTACACAAAAACGTAGTAGATGCTATTACCTTAGTTTCGCCATCGGGCAAACCCATGCAGCGCGAAGCCGACTTAATAGATGTTTGGTTCGATAGCGGTGCTATGCCCTACGCACAATGGCACTACCCATTTGAGAATAAAGAACTAATTGATAACAACGAGGCATTCCCTGCTGACTTTATTGCCGAAGGGGTCGACCAAACCCGTGGGTGGTTTTATACATTACACGCAATCGCATCGTTGGTATTTGATAAAGTAGCGTATAAAAACGTAGTGAGTAACGGTTTGGTTTTAGACAAGAGCGGACAAAAAATGAGTAAGCGTTTGGGCAACGCCGTCGATCCGTTTACTACCCTTGCCGAATACGGACCCGATGCTACCCGTTGGTACATGATAGCCAATGCTAACCCTTGGGATAACTTAAAGTTTGATATTGATGGTGTAGCCGAAGTTCGACGCAAGTTGTTTGGCACGTTATATAATACCTACTCATTCTTTGCGTTATATGCTAATATAGATGGCTTTAACTATACCGAAGCAGAGATACCACTTGCCGAAAGACCCGAAATAGACCGCTGGATTTTAAGTGAGCTAAACACATTAGTTAAAAACGTAGATAGTTATTATGCCGACTACGAGCCAACTAAAGCTGCCAGAGCCATATCGGACTTTGTGCAGGAAAACCTAAGTAACTGGTATGTAAGGCTGTGCCGTCGTCGTTTTTGGAAGGGCGATTACGCACACGATAAAATAGCAGCCTACCAAACACTATACACCTGTTTAGCAACTGTAGCCAAACTAGGTGCACCTATAGCCCCATTTTTTATGGATAGGCTTTATAAAGATTTAACACAAGCTTCACAATTAGAAGCTCTTGAGAGTGTACATTTGGCGGAATTTCCAATATACAACGAATCATTTGTTGATAAAGCATTGGAAAGCCGAATGGAAAAGGCGCAAACAATATCATCGCTCGTACTTTCGCTCCGTAAAAAAGAGATGATTAAAGTACGACAGCCATTACAAAAAGTAATGATTCCGATACTGGATGCCAACCAAAAAGCAGAGATTGAAGCCGTATCAGAATTGATAAAAGCAGAGGTCAATGTTAAGGAAGTAGAGCTGTTAGACGACGCATCGGGCGTACTGGTAAAGCAGGTTAAGCCTAATTTTAAAGCGTTAGGACCTCGTTTTGGTCGTGATATGGGATTGATTTCTAAAGAGATACAAAATTTCTCGCAAGAACAAATCGCAACCATAGATAAAACGGGGAGTATAGCCATTGAAATTTCAGGAAAAAGCATTATCTTAACCTCTGATGACGTAGAGATTTCATCGCAGGATATCGAAGGTTTACTAGTAGCCAATGCCAACGGAATAACCGTTGCGTTAGATATAACCATAACTGATGGTTTACGCAAAGAAGGGATTGCCCGTGAGTTGGTAAACAGAATACAAAACTTACGTAAAGATTCAGGTTTTGAAGTAACCGACAAAATAAAAGTGTCACTACAACAAAGTGCGCTATTGCAAGACGCTGTAACAGCTAACGAAGGCTACATAAAGTCGGAAACACTTACAGAAGAACTTGTATTTGAAGATGCTATTAAAAACGGAACGGAAATAGAATTTGATGACATAAAAACTTTAATATTAATTTCAAAATAG
- a CDS encoding TraR/DksA family transcriptional regulator, translating to MIDEKIRYSDADLAEFKELITKKIDKAKADLDLIRSAYMNDLNNGTDDTSPTFKAFEEGSATMSKEANSQLAIRQEKFIRDLKNALIRIENKTYGICKVTGKLIGKERLKLVPHATMSIEAKNMQR from the coding sequence ATGATAGATGAGAAAATACGATACTCTGATGCTGATTTAGCAGAGTTTAAGGAACTGATTACAAAGAAAATAGATAAAGCAAAGGCTGATTTGGATCTTATCCGTAGTGCTTATATGAACGACCTTAATAATGGTACCGACGATACATCGCCAACCTTTAAGGCATTTGAAGAAGGTAGTGCAACCATGAGTAAAGAGGCAAACTCACAGCTTGCTATCCGTCAGGAAAAATTCATTCGCGACCTTAAAAATGCGCTTATCCGTATTGAGAATAAAACCTACGGTATTTGTAAAGTAACGGGTAAACTTATTGGTAAAGAGCGTTTAAAACTCGTACCTCACGCTACCATGAGCATCGAAGCTAAAAACATGCAACGATAA
- a CDS encoding lipoprotein signal peptidase — protein sequence MSLKRAYIVVFIVLLIDQVSKIYIKTNMKLDEYFTVLGQDWFRIHFIENEGMAWGAQIPGTYGKLALTLFRIVAVVAIGWWLHDSVKKKYSNYLIVPIALILAGAFGNIIDSVFYGVIFDHSNNQVATLFADDPYGTLFYGKVVDMFYFPIWRGNLPSWLPIWGDKPFSFFNAIFNVADAAISIGVGILIVFNKKAFAKKGTAVAAE from the coding sequence ATGTCATTAAAAAGAGCCTATATCGTCGTTTTTATCGTATTGTTAATCGATCAGGTATCGAAAATTTACATAAAGACGAATATGAAACTCGACGAGTATTTTACGGTGTTGGGTCAGGATTGGTTTAGGATACACTTTATTGAAAATGAAGGCATGGCATGGGGCGCACAAATACCAGGGACTTACGGTAAATTAGCGCTAACCCTGTTCAGGATTGTAGCCGTAGTTGCTATTGGCTGGTGGCTGCATGATTCTGTTAAAAAAAAATACTCCAACTACCTCATCGTACCTATTGCACTTATACTGGCAGGAGCATTTGGTAATATTATCGACTCCGTATTTTATGGTGTAATATTCGACCATAGCAACAACCAAGTAGCAACCCTTTTTGCTGACGACCCTTACGGAACATTATTTTACGGTAAAGTGGTAGATATGTTTTATTTCCCGATATGGCGCGGTAACTTACCTTCGTGGCTACCCATTTGGGGCGATAAACCCTTCTCTTTTTTTAATGCCATATTTAATGTAGCCGATGCTGCTATATCCATAGGTGTTGGAATATTAATTGTATTCAACAAAAAAGCGTTTGCTAAAAAGGGAACGGCTGTAGCTGCTGAATAA
- the pbpC gene encoding penicillin-binding protein 1C, whose translation MRLLRWIRNNKIKSGSILVLLVWYYFCLPKQLFNNPYATVIESEQGDLLGARIATDGQWRFPAQDSIPYKFKQCIVYFEDEYFYQHIGFNPISIVNAIRQNYKAGKVVRGGSTLTQQVIRLSRKGKKRSYFEKLIELILATRLEFRDTKDEILGLYAAHAPYGGNVVGLQMASWRYFGVQPYQLSWAESATLAVLPNAPALIYPGRNQQELREKRNRLLKKLYDAAVIDKTTYELSVQEDLPQKPFNVPQTAPHLLQRVAQTNTGERIKTTIDGTLQHQVNQIVARYYNQYKQTEVHNLAVLVVDVRTRNVKAYVGNSPTDKFHQKDVDIIPAPRSTGSILKPLLFASMLDAGELLPNTLIADVPTQISGYSPKNYNLTYDGAVPAQKALSRSLNVPAVLMLQDFGVNRFYEQLQRFKLRDVNQHPNHYGLSLILGGAESNLWDLCQTYAGLTGTLNHFTNNNAQYCKNEFAALNWDSNVTQNFGKTSYSKTQLGAGAIWLTYNAMKEVNRPEGDEAWHFYDSSLEIAWKTGTSFGGRDAWAIGTSPRYVVGVWVGNASGEGRPSLTGVGSAAPVLFDVFNLLPRQPWFAPPLNDLEQATVCQKSGYLAGEYCPTVQQFVPVAGKSTKVCPYHSLVNLDAAEQYRVNSSCEDVATMVTKSWFVLPPVMEWYYKKQHIDYAPLPPFRDDCTGATGSSMGFIYPKNNSKIYLTKDFSGELQPAIFKAAHTNANAKLFWYLNDRYLGVTHTFHEMPVTAKTGEYYLTITDEWGNEMRRKITIVSE comes from the coding sequence ATGAGGTTACTACGTTGGATACGAAACAACAAAATAAAATCGGGTAGTATACTGGTGTTACTGGTGTGGTATTACTTTTGTTTGCCCAAGCAATTGTTTAACAACCCGTATGCTACGGTTATAGAAAGCGAGCAAGGCGATTTACTCGGTGCGCGCATTGCTACCGATGGGCAATGGCGTTTCCCAGCGCAGGACAGCATTCCGTATAAATTCAAGCAATGTATTGTTTATTTTGAAGACGAATATTTTTACCAGCATATAGGCTTCAACCCAATTTCGATAGTAAATGCCATACGGCAAAACTACAAGGCAGGTAAGGTAGTGCGGGGCGGTAGTACCTTAACACAGCAGGTAATTCGATTATCCCGTAAAGGAAAAAAGCGGAGCTATTTCGAAAAACTAATCGAATTGATACTTGCTACCCGCCTCGAATTTCGAGATACGAAAGATGAGATACTGGGGTTGTACGCAGCCCATGCCCCCTACGGTGGTAACGTAGTGGGGTTACAAATGGCATCGTGGCGGTATTTTGGTGTGCAGCCATACCAATTATCGTGGGCAGAGTCGGCAACGCTAGCCGTATTGCCCAATGCGCCTGCATTAATTTACCCAGGGCGCAACCAACAGGAACTTCGCGAAAAGCGTAACAGACTTCTCAAAAAACTATATGATGCTGCTGTAATTGATAAAACTACTTACGAGTTATCCGTACAGGAGGACTTACCCCAAAAGCCGTTTAACGTACCGCAAACGGCTCCGCACCTGTTGCAGCGTGTAGCGCAGACCAATACAGGAGAACGCATAAAAACGACCATAGATGGCACGTTGCAACATCAGGTAAACCAAATAGTAGCACGGTACTACAACCAGTACAAGCAAACCGAAGTACACAACCTTGCCGTTTTGGTGGTAGATGTACGTACCCGAAACGTAAAAGCCTATGTGGGCAATTCGCCTACCGATAAATTCCACCAAAAAGATGTTGATATTATCCCTGCGCCCCGCAGTACGGGCAGCATACTAAAGCCATTGCTATTTGCCAGTATGCTCGATGCAGGTGAGTTACTCCCCAATACCCTTATTGCCGATGTGCCTACCCAAATATCGGGTTATAGCCCCAAGAATTATAATTTAACGTACGATGGCGCTGTACCTGCCCAAAAAGCCTTATCGCGCTCGTTAAATGTGCCTGCTGTACTGATGTTGCAGGATTTTGGCGTGAATCGGTTTTACGAACAGTTGCAACGCTTTAAACTCCGCGATGTAAACCAACACCCCAACCATTACGGCTTATCGCTCATTTTAGGTGGTGCAGAATCGAACTTATGGGATTTATGCCAAACCTATGCAGGGCTTACAGGTACGCTCAACCATTTTACCAACAACAATGCCCAGTACTGCAAAAATGAGTTTGCAGCCTTAAATTGGGATAGTAACGTTACGCAAAACTTTGGTAAAACAAGCTATAGCAAAACGCAGTTAGGCGCAGGTGCCATATGGCTTACCTACAATGCTATGAAAGAAGTAAATCGCCCTGAAGGCGATGAGGCATGGCATTTTTACGATTCGTCGTTAGAAATTGCATGGAAAACAGGTACTAGTTTTGGTGGGCGCGACGCGTGGGCTATTGGTACCAGTCCGCGCTATGTGGTAGGGGTGTGGGTAGGCAATGCCTCGGGCGAGGGCAGACCCTCGCTTACAGGTGTGGGGAGTGCTGCCCCTGTGTTGTTTGATGTGTTTAATTTGCTACCACGCCAACCTTGGTTTGCACCACCCCTTAACGATTTGGAACAGGCTACTGTTTGCCAAAAAAGTGGTTATTTGGCAGGAGAATATTGCCCTACGGTACAACAGTTTGTACCTGTTGCAGGAAAAAGTACTAAAGTATGCCCGTACCATAGTTTGGTTAATTTGGATGCTGCCGAGCAGTACCGTGTAAACAGCAGTTGCGAGGACGTGGCTACTATGGTAACCAAATCGTGGTTTGTGTTGCCACCCGTAATGGAATGGTATTATAAAAAGCAACATATTGATTATGCGCCTTTACCACCATTTCGTGACGATTGTACAGGTGCTACGGGTAGTAGTATGGGCTTTATCTATCCTAAAAATAATAGCAAAATATACCTTACTAAAGATTTTAGTGGCGAGTTACAACCTGCTATTTTTAAGGCAGCACATACTAATGCTAATGCAAAGTTATTTTGGTATTTAAACGATCGTTATTTGGGAGTAACCCATACGTTTCATGAAATGCCTGTAACAGCCAAAACAGGGGAATATTACCTAACGATTACCGATGAATGGGGTAATGAAATGCGTAGAAAAATTACAATTGTATCGGAATAA